The following nucleotide sequence is from Anas platyrhynchos isolate ZD024472 breed Pekin duck chromosome 39, IASCAAS_PekinDuck_T2T, whole genome shotgun sequence.
atgtgcagatcttcagggtggtgctgaggatgccctctgagcagggctggcacaaagccttttccacatgcctccctcacctggccgtggtctccctgtttgttaGCACTGTCATGGTTGCCTActtgaagcccccctccatctcttcgCCATGCCTTGACCTGGTGGTATccgttctgtactcagtggtgcctccagcagtgaacccactcatctacagcatgaggaaccaggagctcaaggatgccttGAGGAAACTGATgaactaatatttaaaaaaaaaaaaaaaaaaaagcctattgtCTTCTGCATATGACTCAGAATGCATTGCAGgaacaaggttttctttttaataatttttcatactCTGGAGAGTGCCATCACAAGCTCAGAGGTGTGGGTAGTAAGTTCAGCAATGGCTGGCCAGGCCATTGCTCATTGCTTCTTGAGGGATACGATTTCCCAGAAGAGCAGGGCCTGCTGTATGTGCATGGGAGACATTGAAAGAGAAACCCaatgctggtgctggcaggcacGTCATATGTGTGTGGAGAGATGAACACGAAGGAGCACAAAGGCCATCCGCTATTCCTAGAAGTCTCATGAAGGCCAGCTGGGCAGATAGCGTCACAAGGCCAAGTAACGTCCCCTGGGAAGCCACctgaaggcagctctgggacGTTCCTCCTTGAACCGAGGTCTCTGTGCCCATTCCTCATGTCCTGGGGTATctcagaggagggcagagcagggcgaggcaccccacagctgaggtgtctcccagcctctggcagtgaCTGCAGGAGCTCTCTCTAAAGGCATGTGTGTATGAGGTCTGCTCAGATGTGGACACctcacacagccctgccatTGCCCTGTGTGATTCCAGGAACAACCCCCAGTGTCCCTGTGAGATTCCTGGAACCCCTTTTGCATAGGTTCATTGCAGATGCCCCTCTCTGTTATGTCACACTACCCCGCCTTTCTCGACCGGGCTGTCAGGCATTTGGATCAGCAAGATTTCTGGGGACTTGAAAAATGTGGGCATCAAACGCATCTTcaggaagggcaagaaaaagGATTGGCAGAACTGCAATTGTCACCTCTAACCCTGGGAATGTGATAGGGAAAGTCCTGCCACAGCCTTCTTCAGGCAGTTGGAGGAACCAAAGGAACTGCTGAaacagaaggggaggggaaagaagggaacGAGGTGAACCTGCACTTTAGCAAGGCCTTTGCCATGGTTTCCTGGGGTTCCCTTTAGCCACACTGGTGATATTTGGACTGAAAAAGGGGATGATGTTTTTGGGGGCAAGGTGTCAGTGGTACAAAGTCCTCCTTTCAGCCAGttaccagcagcatccctcagtGATGGGCACTTGGGCCAACACTGTTGACACTCTTTGTTATCTCCCTTCATGATGGCATGGAGCGTATTTCTCAATCTCAGTCTTTTAAACATGCATTAATCTTTAATGCAATGACTCTCCCTCAAGAGTGCTCTTcaaggacagaagaaatggaggagaaaaaaaaaaaaaaaaaaggaaaaaaagaaagaagcattagAATTGTTGGGAAATGTGTTTTGGTAAATGTGTgtttatgtaaaatgtattttcctaaatgtttgCATAAAACTATTGTTCAAGAAAGCATAATTTGATTTATTGCACTTCTCCATGGTGTTGTCAATGGAAaactgtgtaaataaataatgaacattcatagaaaaaaaaaaaagctggtgatGCTGGCAAGGGAGATTATTTCAGCTATTACTTAGAATCCTTTTTTGCACAGCTTTGAACTGTTTCTTCAATCTATTTTCATGGCTGGTTTCagttttccagtcagaggtggaCACTGCCTCCAAGATTTCCTTGGATAGCCGAGGGACCCAGGTGGGAAAAGTGACACAGGACCTAGGGGAGCCCTTCTGGAGCACAAGCTGGGGGGCACGAACTGGGGCTGGGCCCctcaggggctgtgcagggctgctaCGCATGCTGTGCAGGGCCTGCCTACAGCATGCTGTGTCCTTCCATCCCACTAAGATGTCACTTCTGTCTCAGAAACTGACCGTCCCCATGCAGGGAGACAGCATCTTGCAGGTCATGGCAATGTTTGAAAAGCTGCCCCAAACACAAGGACATATCTGGGGAGGTCAGGAGGCAAGATATCAAAAACTGCTCCagaccatggggtccatccctcaggagcaaactgctccaacctgggtcccccacgggcagcagctcctgccaggtcacctggtcctgcgtgggctcctctccacgggttacaggtctggcctggaatctgctctggcaggggtcctCCACAAACTACAACCTctgtcagtgcaggtccacctgctccaccatggtctcctctaCAGGTTgaagggggacagcctgcttcaccatggtcctcatcacaggccgcaggggacttctgctccgggaCATGGAGCACGTCTCCCCCTCCTTCATAACTGATCTTAGCACCTGCAAGGctatttctcactcctctctttctcccagctgctgttctacagcagctttttttttttttttgcctttttttttttttcttctgtttaaatatgctctcacagaggtgcaaagaaTGTCGCTTATTGGCCCagttctggccagcagtggggcccttatctaacgtggggcagcttctggattcttctcaccaAAGCCACCTCTAtggccccccactaccaaaaccgtACCACGTAAACCCACTCCATGCAGTCACAcggcattcaaagatgaatgtgaggggccatggatttgATCTGCTTGTAGGCGacaaggaggagatgagagGAAATGCTCTGATGACCTCaactctgcctcaggatctcctgccccagcaggaggaatgtgactgtggcagggactgtgaggtcacttctgcctctgcagttgatagggcaacagcagcaacatgtcacagaaagggccTACGAGGTCACTTCTGAGTGActttggctatcctccagtcttcaggcacctcacccattctccaggacctttcaaagatgatagagagcggttcggcgatcacatctgccagctcccttagcacacgcagatgcatcccatcgggacccagggatttgtgtgtgttgagcccACACAGACGCTCCCGAACCACTCCCACGtccaccaggggggagccctccatttcccagaccctttgtcctattgccaggggcgaggagtcccgggggagtgtccttgaagcaaagactgacgcaaagaaagcattcagtatctctgccttctcaacGTCTCCCTTGACCAGGAaacccccctcattcagcaagggacccacattatccctagtcttcctcttgccgtttacatacttgaaaaacccttcttattatcctttatctctttcgcaagcctcatctctaggtgggctttagccttcctggtcgcatccctgcaggccctgacaacacatctatactcctcccaagaggacaggccctttttccacatttcacagaccatcctcttccatttgatcttattgatgagctccttgctcatccacacaggtttcctgccccccttccccgatttcctGTTCCTtgggatgcaccgatcctgagcatggaagaagtgctgcttaaatgtagcccagctctcacaagcacccttgcttTCGAGCAGCCTATCctatgagatactcccaagcaggtcccggaaGAGGTCAAAGTTGGCTCTTCGAAAGTCCAaggtagcaatcctgctttcaGCCTTACTTTCTTTGCCTAGTTGCAtgtgtgttgagggatttcttgaaacagcaaaaatcccatggcttgctgtagctgagcaaaccaagctaccagggcaactatgagaagttcccatgacagtgttcccacagcgccaaactcagaaaatactgttaccagcagctggcctcaaggactaggtctACGTGACCGTtaatcacaaagggggttgttttcctgactgctaatcaaaaggggggttcttttcttgcaggtggggttgttttcttctagttgtttgtctgagtgcttttgacaaataatcttgtgtgaaacattgtccgcccctgtaaagttcactataaaagttgtgctattcgggcaataaaaggGAGCAGCacgatctgactctgctggtgtctgtcgtgctttcgcccgtgcttcctgcaacatatggggggtgggggggcattttggggtcccaAAATATGAGGGGGGGGTCATGAAACatatggggggggcacagatggGGGGGCTCCTGTAGGTTAtggggggcgttttggggggtcctggaacggggggggggggcaggtagGGTATTCGGGGGGGGCagattggggggggtcccagctgggggggggggcatttggggtagGGTAAGGGGGGCGAGTCCtaaaccgggggggggggagacagagtttggagggggggggcactACCGATTGGGGGGGGTCCAAATTTTTGGGGGGAAGTCAGATTCTTATGGGGGGGTGTCCAATTTTTTATGAGGGGGGTCCAATTTCTTTTTAGGGGGTCCAATTTTTTATGGGGGGGGTCCAATTTCTCTTTGGGGTGGGTccaatttttttgggggggggtccaatttttttgggggggtgccGCACTTTTTGGAAgggctctgatttttttttgggggggtccatTTTAAAGGGGGGGTGCTCCCATTTTAGGGGGGGGGGTtcccatttttgggggggggcatttttttggggggggggcggtgttTGAAGGGGGGGGCAGCACTGACTCAGTGCCTatgaccgggggggggggttccgAGGCCGGATCTCGGGAGGGTGTCACGAGAccgggttgttttttttgtttttttttttttgggggggtgtccCGTGGGGTTCCTTActggaggcggcggggccgagcGGCAGGGCCGTGACGCAGCAGCGGTggcagcggcggcgggggggggcccaGAGGGGGGCGCGGAGGGACTGCGACACCgggtccccccccaccccccccaaccgGGGACCGGCCCTGCTCCCGCCCCCCCGGCTCCAAACCGCGCCCCCTTTTCCCCAAACCCCGCCCCCACCGCCGAAGCCCCGCCCTCTACTTCTAAAGccccgcctcccccctccctccctgccggcCGTTACCCGGCGGGCGCGGCCACGTGACCCCCCGCGCGCCTCCCTACTGGCCGGCGCCCCGGGGCGGCGCGCGGCGATTGGTGGAGGCGGCGCCCAATGGgagcgcggggcgggcgcggtTTGAGTGTGCGCGCCGCAATGGCGGCgaggcccggcggcggcggcggcgcccgccCGGTACCGGCCACGGCGGCGGCTGCGTCACTTCCGGCCGCCTCCCGGTTACCGGTGCGCAAGGCCCACGCCAAGCGCGCGGCGGCCGCGCCTGAGCCGGAGGCTCCCGAACAGTTTGGGCCCCGCTCCCGTTCCCGGTGCCGTTCCCGGTGCCGGTTCCGGTCTCACCCTCCCGTTCTCCCGTAGAAACGGCGCCGCTCCGGGCCCCGAGCGggctgggctcccagcagccGCGCCCCGTTGCGGGCTATCAGCGTCCCGACGGCACCAGGCCCAGGTagggcggcaccgggggggtcccggttgtaccgggggggtcccggttccACCGTTCGGTCACGGtgacccccccgtgcccccccccaggccgggAAAAAGGCCCCGGGGGCGGCTTCGGGATCGGCAGCGCCGCCTCCGGTACCGGGGgtgcggcggcgggcggcgggggaccCGAGGGGGCAGCTGGCGGAGCTGCGGGAGAAGATAAGGGGCCTGGAGGATGACAACCGGCAGCtccgggagcagctgcagcacagccgggcccgggaggaggagctggagggacAAGTGAGGTGAGAGCCCCGGTaactccccccccccgctaCCGGTTTGCACCCTCCCGGTAACCGGGGACCCCTCCCCTGACCCCTCTGGTACCTAGGGACCCCCCTCCAGTAACGGGGGACccgtttccttcctcctccggTATCGGGGACCGCCCCCCTCCGGTAACGGAGGAcctgtcccctttccccccagTACCGGGGACCCCCCTCCGGTAACCGGGGACTCTCCCCCTTCCCCGTCTGGTACTGGGAACCCCCCTCAGGGTACGGaagccccctccccttccccctccgatacccggggaccccccctccgataccagagaccccccccccctccagtaacggcgccccccccccggtgcctcccagctctctgcgcacggagctgcagcagtcccaGGAGGAGCGGTCCCGGTGGCAGCGGGAGGCGGAGGCGCAGGCGGCCGAGCGGCAGCGGCTGGCGGCTGAGCTCCAGGAGCGGCAccggcagctggaggagctccgggaggcggcgcgggaccgggaggagcagctgggggccgCCCAGGTGGGTATGAGgctgatttcccccccccccccacggggcaaaaccagcaaaacGCGGGATTCTGCCCCAAAATGGGCTGCGAGGAGCGCAGCTGGAGATGCTTCGGGGGGCTTTTTACCCGATTTCGGGGTGTTTTGCCGGATTTTTCCCCAATTGTTGTCTTCTCCCAAATTATTCCCCGTACCCCCCTAAATTATTATCTTAGGCTCCCCTGATTATTGGGGTCTTCCCCCCCAACCCTTCCTGATATTGGGGCATTTCCTCCagattttgggggctcttccccGAATTCTGCTTGGCTTTTCCCGCAAACTTTGGGGGAGTTTCCACCAATTCTGTGTGTTTCCCAACCAAATCTTGGTGGGTTTCCCCTCCCCCTGTATTCTGGATggtttttccccatgttttttggggggctcttCCCAAAGATTTTATAGGTTATTTCCCAAAATTCTTGGTGCTTTTTCTACAAGCTCTTCGCGGACGGGGTACCCAAGTTCTGTGCGTTTTTTCCCTaaagttttgaatttttacATCCAATTCTTGGCGCTCCTGTCTTGGCCGATGGCGTTGGGCGCCTCTTGGCCAACGGGGTCGGGCCTTTCCCCCCCAGGCGGAGCTGCGGGAGGTGTTGGGGGCGCTGTCGCGGCGCGAGGCGGAGGTGTCGGAGCTGCGGGCGCTGGCGGGGGCGCAGGAGGAGCATTTGCACGCGCTGGAGATGGAGCGGCGCCGCCTGCAcaaccagctgcaggagctcaaggtgcaccgggggggctgacactgaaaatatcaataataatttaaaaaccagGATTCACTTCGGGGGATTTTTCACCCcaagatgtaaaaaataataaaaataataaataatagtaataacattagtatttcatgttttgtttttgtcaaaattgaaaaaaaatgttttttttttttttgctcaaacttttcttaaaataacattcctgttttttcctcaaagttaaaaaatatcatttattcttttttctcgaaattgaaaaacaaaaccttttttagtttgctcaaataaaaaatcatctctctttttctgatttttactgaaattttaaaaagtcaaaagaacacttcttttatttctcaaaatttaaaatagaataactcatttcattttttgagcttttttgctCAGAGTTTAACAAATACATATGTTTTTGCcccaaatttttttaaaaatacaaaaacaaatcatttttttgctcagttaaaaaaaaaaacacttaattttccctcaaattaaaaaaaaatatataaaatgcttagtttttcttgctcaaaattaaaaaaatacatagtttcTTTTAGGTTTTGCCCCAAATCTATAAACAACAGAATGGTCATGGTtcgtttctgtttttttgttcaaaattttaagagtatataagaatataaatatttaactctgaaagtttttcttatatatccatacttaaatacagaaaaatacagaaaaataatctgtctgaCAAGTGGCAGTTgggcagggctcagggctgtggCAATTGGGGCCACGTCAGGTCACCATTGGGATCCCCCaaggctccgttttagggccagtcctcttcaagtCCTCGATATTCgacaaaatacctttttttcccttttttttttccccctccccaggggaacATCCGCGTCTTCTGCTGTGTGCGCCAAcatttccccccaaagacccctatttccctcccatttcccccacaagtgcccccattccctccaaTTTCTTCCCTATTTCCCCCCCCAAGAAGCGCTGtttccccccattttccccatAAATGCCCGTTTCTTCCCATTCTCCCCAAAAGTGCCCGTTTGCcccagtttccaccccaaaGGCCCCCAAAGTGCCCCGTTAGCCCCACCaaatgcccccatttccccccaaagacccccatttccccccaaagacccccatttccccccagtttccaccccaaatacccccgtttgcccctgaactccccccagTGACccttattttcccccaaaagacccctttttccccccatttgccctataacccccccccgtccccccccagtCGGCCCTGGATGGGTACCCCGTCTGCATCTTCGCCTACGGGCAGACGGGCAGCGGCAAAACCTACACcatggaggggccggggggcgccgacCCCACAAGTTGGGGGGTGATCCCCCGCGCCGTGCGGCACCTCTTCGGGGGCGCCCGCCAGCTGGAGCACAAAGGGTGGCAGGTGGGGGCTGAGGCACCgagttttgggggatttgggggcttttggggggcttttggggcttttttggggggagttaggggttttgggggcttctttggggggcgtttagggcttttgggggcttctttggggGTGTTAGCGCTTTTGGGGGGCTTAGGGCTTTTGGGGACTTCTTATGGGGGCgtttagggcttttgggggcttctttgggTGTGTTAGTGCTTTTGGGAGGGGCTTAGGGTttttgggggctttggggttttttttggggggtgttagGGCTTTTTGGTGGCTAATTtagggcttttttggggggttagggcttttggggggacttttggggagACTTTTTGGGGAGTTATGGCTTTTGggagcttttttggggggattaggTCTTTTAGGGGCTTTTTTGAGGGGATTTTGGGACTTTTGGGGGTTTAAGGCATTTGGGAGGGTTTAGGACTTCTTGGggtgcttttttttgggggggttacagcttttggggggctagtttagggctttggggagatttttttggggggaattaagtcttttaggggcttttttgagggggttttgagcttttgggggcttcttttgggggatttaaggcatttgggggggttagggcttCTTGGGGTGCTTTTGGGGGGATTAGGGCTTatgggggcttttttggggcttttttgggggtagGTCTTTTGGGGGCTAATTTAGGGCTTTTTTTGAGGGGGTAGGGCTTTCTTGGGGGAGTAgggcttttggggtgggggggttagggtgggtttttgggggaatttctttagctttgggGACTTTGGGTCTgctcttttgggggctctttgggGTTCTTTATAGGGTTTGGAGGCTTTTGGTGGTTCTTTAGGcccctttttggggggattttgcgcccccctgacccccccaaagTACAGTTTCAGCGCCAGTTTCCTGGAGATCTACAACGAGGCACTGCgggacctgctggggggggacaaggggggtgAGCTGGAGGTCAGCTGTGGTGAACAAGCGATAAAAGAGttagttaaatatattttaaattaaatatatgttcCTTGGAAGTACAAGAATAGCATTCAGGTTAAATCAGGTCTCCTTGGtgtaaaaataaagtgaaaaaccTTCCAGCCGGTAAGGGAACATAGAAGACCCTACATGCAATGTGTTTAGATGCAAAATTAAACTCCAGAGCACAACAACTGAAAAggatgattttatatatataaatatttacagacaCTATTTATGACTTTATATTTGCACAGATATTTACTTTCATTTATCTCCTCTTTGCCCTTGATCCAGATTTGAAGTGTAGTGAAAACCTGTAGCAACCCCCCACAACAGCGGAAAGaggccaaaaagcagcaaaattggGGCAGTTTGGTGGCAATTGTGGGTTTTAAGTGGTAATTCGGTGAGGAAAGCCCACGTAACTACTTACTATCAGGCTTCAAATAAAATTTGGCAATATAAATGACAATAATATGAGTGAAATTTTGCCATTCCCCTCACAGAAGGGTGAAGGAAGGGGTGATGTTGTACAGTGCCTCATAGTTAGGGGACCAAACGTTAACAAAAACTGTAAtaaactctttatttttaatttgttttaataacttAATACTTTAATAACTCTCTTAAgctatttgtctttttattttactctggTGAACTATTAGCTCTATGAAAAAATAGTTGTGAGGATGATGATGAACTTCTGGGTTTTGAGCCTGTATCTTCCTGGAGTATTTTACACTTTTATAATTAACTggcaaaaaaaagtctcaaagcattaatttattgttatttgatgagatttttctcatcaGAATGTGGGACCCTGCAGGCTGTTCATATTCCCCTATAGATGCCAAGAGGGGTATAGGACAGAAACGTGCTCTGGGGAAGGTTTTCCCTATGGATTTTCCCTATagagctccctgctctgcccatcTGGACAAGGCAGATGAAACTGGGGAgagttattgttattttaaccCCACTTTTAACAGATAAATCAGAGTTTTGGTGGTAGCACTGGAAACTAACACGACGCGGGTGGAAGCACCAATGTTAGGgacaaaaaggaacattttggggTCAAAAccgtgtgttttggggcagatTGGAATTTCACACATAGGGTTGGTGCAgccaggaggaagaaaattgatTGCAGCTGGGAATcgacagttttgtttttttttaattattagaaGAGTTTTTGCTTATTTACATGTTTATTAAGGTCAGGCTAAAAGGAACAGCTGCACACACCCCACGCAGACATCCCTTGGGGTGCGCGGCCCCTTTaagaccccccccagccatcTAAGGGCAGCATCGCCTTAATCCCCCACGCTGCGCATGCGCCACCTcgctcacccccccccccccccccccgcccccggcaTAGTGCGGAGCATGCGCAGTCGCCACGcggcagcagcactgctccgGTACCGATCCCCCCCCAGCGCAGGCAGAGCATCGCGCAGGACAGGAAGTGCTCCCGCACCACTGGGCGCCGCCATGTTGCCGTACGGGCACTGTGCAACCACGCAGGGCGCcgccatttttttcctccctgcgtCACGTGACGCCGGCGGCCAATCAGCACCGGCCCAAgcaggctctgtgctgggggaggGGCAGAAAaacggggggggaggggaatttgggggggggggtcccggtggtcCCGGGGCTACTTCTTGTTGGCGTGGGCCGTGCCCACCATGCACTCGTTCACCTGGGGGGCGAacgaggggggtgaggggggtccAGACCCCCAAAtctgccccataacccccccaaatgcccccccgTATCCTAAAActgccccaaaatgcccccaaaaagGCCCCCCACTAACCCAAatccaaaccaaacccaccccaaaaggcccccccggatcccaaatctccccataacccccccaaaaggcccccATATCCCAAATctaccccaaacccccccaagcccaccccataaccccccaaaagctgccccataacccccccaactCACCCCCAT
It contains:
- the LOC140001225 gene encoding uncharacterized protein — encoded protein: MSLLSQKLTVPMQGDSILQVMAMFEKLPQTQGHIWGVCAPQWRRGPAAAAAPARYRPRRRLRHFRPPPGYRNGAAPGPERAGLPAAAPRCGLSASRRHQAQAGKKAPGAASGSAAPPPVPGVRRRAAGDPRGQLAELREKIRGLEDDNRQLREQLQHSRAREEELEGQVSSLRTELQQSQEERSRWQREAEAQAAERQRLAAELQERHRQLEELREAARDREEQLGAAQAELREVLGALSRREAEVSELRALAGAQEEHLHALEMERRRLHNQLQELKVHRGG